The following are encoded together in the Astyanax mexicanus isolate ESR-SI-001 chromosome 8, AstMex3_surface, whole genome shotgun sequence genome:
- the c1ql4l gene encoding complement component 1, q subcomponent-like 4 like isoform X1, whose protein sequence is MLRNMEMNLMLSALLLICSWGGRAQEFMSPSVNIIAELEKIKLIEERLKSQDTTVTLLNSSVEELKRENAALKTMADTFQKKLYSLQQENEARKVAFSASLLDSGTGHTGPFSSVKSPLIYKKVFSNYRNGYDSSTGIFTAPLKGVYYFRFYAHCHGGHRLSVSLYKNDQRQCSVYTHKPPTNSNAGNGIVLTVEEGDQIYTKLSANSWVYDDPGSYTSFSGFLLFPL, encoded by the exons ATGTTGAGGAATATGGAGATGAATCTGATGCTGTCAGCGCTGCTGCTGATCTGCTCGTGGGGAGGAAGGGCACAGGAATTCATGTCACCCAGTGTAAACATTATTGCTGAACTGGAGAAAATAAAGCTTATAGAGGAGAGACTGAAGAGCCAGGACACCACAGTGACTCTACTGAACTCTTCGGTGGAAGAGCTGAAGAGGGAGAATGCAG ctCTGAAAACAATGGCTGACACCTTCCAGAAGAAGCTGTATTCACTGCAGCAGGAAAACGAGG CCAGAAAGGTGGCCTTTTCTGCTTCACTGTTAGACTCTGGAACTGGACACACTGGACCCTTCAGTTCTGTAAAATCTCCACTGATCTACAAAAAAGTCTTCAGCAACTACAGAAACGGCTACGACTCCAGTACAG ggaTTTTCACCGCACCACTGAAAGGAGTGTACTACTTCAGATTTTACGCTCATTGCCACGGAGGCCACAGACTGTCCGTCAGTCTGTATAAGAACGATCAGCGGCAGTGCTCGGTGTACACACACAAACCTCCAACCAATAGCAATGCTGGAAACGGGATCGTTCTCACTGTAGAGGAGGGAGATCAGATCTACACCAAGCTCAGTGCTAATAGCTGGGTTTATGACGATCCGGGAAGCTACACCAGTTTCAGTGGATTTTTGCTTTTTCCTTTGTAA
- the LOC111194257 gene encoding heterogeneous nuclear ribonucleoproteins C1/C2 isoform X2 — protein sequence MDRSPSSSLLMASNVTNKTDPRSLNSRVFIGNLNTMLVTKADVEAIFSKYGKIVGCSVHKGYAFVQFANERNARSAVAGEDGRMIVGQVLDINLAGEPKPHRSQTTKRPAGDMYSSTFELDYDFQRDYYDRMYAYPSRVPPPPPPLSRAVIPSKRARVSMSGGSRRTKSSFSSSSKSSQRSSSRAIKVDDLQTIKRELAQIKHKVDYLLESLDRMEKDHSKKSDGKVLKTEAGEASSQQHSSVKKEREREEQEINDSEEEEEEEGDLLEEEEVKSHGGENEEEEGEEEEEGEHEEGEDDGDSVNGDDP from the exons CCGATCCCCCTCCAGCAGCCTCCTGATGGCGAGCAACGTGACCAACAAGACGGACCCTCGCTCCCTGAACTCGCGGGTCTTCATCGGAAACCTGAACACCATGCTGGTGACCAAGGCCGATGTGGAGGCCATCTTCAGCAAGTACGGGAAGATCGTGGGCTGCTCTGTGCACAAGGGCTACGCCTTCGTCCAGTTCGCCAACGAGAGGAACGCCCGGTCCGCGGTGGCCGGGGAGGACGGCCGGATGATCGTGGGGCAGGTGCTGG ACATCAACCTGGCAGGTGAACCCAAACCTCACAGGTCGCAGACGACGAAGCGTCCAGCAGGAGATATGTACAG TTCCACCTTCGAGCTGGACTATGATTTCCAAAGAGATTACTACGACAG GATGTATGCCTACCCATCCCGCGTCCcgccaccccctccccccctctcaCGGGCAGTCATCCCCTCCAAAAGGGCTCGGGTCAGCATGAGCGGAGGAAGCCGCCGGACCAAGTCCAGCTTTTCCTCGTCCTCCAAAAGCAGCCAGCGCTCCTCATCGCGAGCCA TTAAAGTGGATGACCTCCAGACCATCAAGAGGGAACTGGCTCAGATCAAGCACAAGGTGGACTATCTTCTGGAAAGCTTAGATCGCATGGAGAAGGATCACAGCAAGAAGTCTG atggtAAGGTGTTGAAGACTGAGGCAGGCGAAGCTTCTTCTCAGCAGCACTCCAGCGTTAAGAAGGAGCGAGAGCGGGAGGAGCAGGAGATCAACGActctgaagaggaggaggaagaggagggagacctgctggaggaggaagag GTGAAGAGTCACGGAGGAGAGAATGAAGAAGAGGaaggagaagaggaagaggagggagaGCATGAGGAAGGAGAAGACGACGGCGACAGCGTCAATGGAGATGACCCATAA
- the LOC111194257 gene encoding heterogeneous nuclear ribonucleoproteins C1/C2 isoform X1: MDRSPSSSLLMASNVTNKTDPRSLNSRVFIGNLNTMLVTKADVEAIFSKYGKIVGCSVHKGYAFVQFANERNARSAVAGEDGRMIVGQVLDINLAGEPKPHRSQTTKRPAGDMYSSSTFELDYDFQRDYYDRMYAYPSRVPPPPPPLSRAVIPSKRARVSMSGGSRRTKSSFSSSSKSSQRSSSRAIKVDDLQTIKRELAQIKHKVDYLLESLDRMEKDHSKKSDGKVLKTEAGEASSQQHSSVKKEREREEQEINDSEEEEEEEGDLLEEEEVKSHGGENEEEEGEEEEEGEHEEGEDDGDSVNGDDP; encoded by the exons CCGATCCCCCTCCAGCAGCCTCCTGATGGCGAGCAACGTGACCAACAAGACGGACCCTCGCTCCCTGAACTCGCGGGTCTTCATCGGAAACCTGAACACCATGCTGGTGACCAAGGCCGATGTGGAGGCCATCTTCAGCAAGTACGGGAAGATCGTGGGCTGCTCTGTGCACAAGGGCTACGCCTTCGTCCAGTTCGCCAACGAGAGGAACGCCCGGTCCGCGGTGGCCGGGGAGGACGGCCGGATGATCGTGGGGCAGGTGCTGG ACATCAACCTGGCAGGTGAACCCAAACCTCACAGGTCGCAGACGACGAAGCGTCCAGCAGGAGATATGTACAG CAGTTCCACCTTCGAGCTGGACTATGATTTCCAAAGAGATTACTACGACAG GATGTATGCCTACCCATCCCGCGTCCcgccaccccctccccccctctcaCGGGCAGTCATCCCCTCCAAAAGGGCTCGGGTCAGCATGAGCGGAGGAAGCCGCCGGACCAAGTCCAGCTTTTCCTCGTCCTCCAAAAGCAGCCAGCGCTCCTCATCGCGAGCCA TTAAAGTGGATGACCTCCAGACCATCAAGAGGGAACTGGCTCAGATCAAGCACAAGGTGGACTATCTTCTGGAAAGCTTAGATCGCATGGAGAAGGATCACAGCAAGAAGTCTG atggtAAGGTGTTGAAGACTGAGGCAGGCGAAGCTTCTTCTCAGCAGCACTCCAGCGTTAAGAAGGAGCGAGAGCGGGAGGAGCAGGAGATCAACGActctgaagaggaggaggaagaggagggagacctgctggaggaggaagag GTGAAGAGTCACGGAGGAGAGAATGAAGAAGAGGaaggagaagaggaagaggagggagaGCATGAGGAAGGAGAAGACGACGGCGACAGCGTCAATGGAGATGACCCATAA
- the c1ql4l gene encoding complement component 1, q subcomponent-like 4 like isoform X2 → MLRNMEMNLMLSALLLICSWGGRAQEFMSPSVNIIAELEKIKLIEERLKSQDTTVTLLNSSVEELKRENAARKVAFSASLLDSGTGHTGPFSSVKSPLIYKKVFSNYRNGYDSSTGIFTAPLKGVYYFRFYAHCHGGHRLSVSLYKNDQRQCSVYTHKPPTNSNAGNGIVLTVEEGDQIYTKLSANSWVYDDPGSYTSFSGFLLFPL, encoded by the exons ATGTTGAGGAATATGGAGATGAATCTGATGCTGTCAGCGCTGCTGCTGATCTGCTCGTGGGGAGGAAGGGCACAGGAATTCATGTCACCCAGTGTAAACATTATTGCTGAACTGGAGAAAATAAAGCTTATAGAGGAGAGACTGAAGAGCCAGGACACCACAGTGACTCTACTGAACTCTTCGGTGGAAGAGCTGAAGAGGGAGAATGCAG CCAGAAAGGTGGCCTTTTCTGCTTCACTGTTAGACTCTGGAACTGGACACACTGGACCCTTCAGTTCTGTAAAATCTCCACTGATCTACAAAAAAGTCTTCAGCAACTACAGAAACGGCTACGACTCCAGTACAG ggaTTTTCACCGCACCACTGAAAGGAGTGTACTACTTCAGATTTTACGCTCATTGCCACGGAGGCCACAGACTGTCCGTCAGTCTGTATAAGAACGATCAGCGGCAGTGCTCGGTGTACACACACAAACCTCCAACCAATAGCAATGCTGGAAACGGGATCGTTCTCACTGTAGAGGAGGGAGATCAGATCTACACCAAGCTCAGTGCTAATAGCTGGGTTTATGACGATCCGGGAAGCTACACCAGTTTCAGTGGATTTTTGCTTTTTCCTTTGTAA
- the LOC111194257 gene encoding heterogeneous nuclear ribonucleoproteins C1/C2 isoform X3 — translation MASNVTNKTDPRSLNSRVFIGNLNTMLVTKADVEAIFSKYGKIVGCSVHKGYAFVQFANERNARSAVAGEDGRMIVGQVLDINLAGEPKPHRSQTTKRPAGDMYSSSTFELDYDFQRDYYDRMYAYPSRVPPPPPPLSRAVIPSKRARVSMSGGSRRTKSSFSSSSKSSQRSSSRAIKVDDLQTIKRELAQIKHKVDYLLESLDRMEKDHSKKSDGKVLKTEAGEASSQQHSSVKKEREREEQEINDSEEEEEEEGDLLEEEEVKSHGGENEEEEGEEEEEGEHEEGEDDGDSVNGDDP, via the exons ATGGCGAGCAACGTGACCAACAAGACGGACCCTCGCTCCCTGAACTCGCGGGTCTTCATCGGAAACCTGAACACCATGCTGGTGACCAAGGCCGATGTGGAGGCCATCTTCAGCAAGTACGGGAAGATCGTGGGCTGCTCTGTGCACAAGGGCTACGCCTTCGTCCAGTTCGCCAACGAGAGGAACGCCCGGTCCGCGGTGGCCGGGGAGGACGGCCGGATGATCGTGGGGCAGGTGCTGG ACATCAACCTGGCAGGTGAACCCAAACCTCACAGGTCGCAGACGACGAAGCGTCCAGCAGGAGATATGTACAG CAGTTCCACCTTCGAGCTGGACTATGATTTCCAAAGAGATTACTACGACAG GATGTATGCCTACCCATCCCGCGTCCcgccaccccctccccccctctcaCGGGCAGTCATCCCCTCCAAAAGGGCTCGGGTCAGCATGAGCGGAGGAAGCCGCCGGACCAAGTCCAGCTTTTCCTCGTCCTCCAAAAGCAGCCAGCGCTCCTCATCGCGAGCCA TTAAAGTGGATGACCTCCAGACCATCAAGAGGGAACTGGCTCAGATCAAGCACAAGGTGGACTATCTTCTGGAAAGCTTAGATCGCATGGAGAAGGATCACAGCAAGAAGTCTG atggtAAGGTGTTGAAGACTGAGGCAGGCGAAGCTTCTTCTCAGCAGCACTCCAGCGTTAAGAAGGAGCGAGAGCGGGAGGAGCAGGAGATCAACGActctgaagaggaggaggaagaggagggagacctgctggaggaggaagag GTGAAGAGTCACGGAGGAGAGAATGAAGAAGAGGaaggagaagaggaagaggagggagaGCATGAGGAAGGAGAAGACGACGGCGACAGCGTCAATGGAGATGACCCATAA